One Camelus bactrianus isolate YW-2024 breed Bactrian camel chromosome 26, ASM4877302v1, whole genome shotgun sequence genomic window, AGAAAGGGCAGAGCAAGAAAAGGCTGCCGATGCCTTGAGCGGTGACGATTAAGATGGTTATGTAATTTTCACAGCCCTGTGCAGGGCTCTTAATAAAGACTCAGTAAAAATCCTGTTGCCATAATAGTAACTCTCATTAGATTAGTGAGGGAGATAAAGGTGTGCTGGTTATGCCAGTAAATCCCTCGTCCGAGGCAGCAGAACGTCGGGTTCTTCCATGGAAAAAACCCAGAACAAGTATCAGCTGCCATGGCTCATGAGTTTCACACCAGCTCACCGAGAAATGTCTTTCCTAGAAGCATCTTTCAGGAAGGGCTCCTGTCTGTCTTTGGTTCTCTAACTGGGGCCCTCGGCAATCCTTTCCACATCCCCTTCACAATATGCTCGGGATCGGATTTGCCCCCCTAAAAATCTACTCTCTACTAAGAAatgaaagttatttatttttttaattacaagggAAATCATGTCATGTCTCAGCTCCAATTTCTCCAAAGACTGCCTGTCTCCTAGAGAGTAAAACAAAACTTTATGAGAAAGACTACTGAATTGTGGTCCATCAGCCTCTCCCCCTACTCTTCTCTGGGGATTCTGCTCCAACCACACTCACATCCTGGCTGTTCTTCACATGTCCCATGAAGACTCTTAGCCTCAGTCCTCGTACTGCTGTTCCTCTGCCTCCaacacccttccttccttccttccttccgggaTCTCCgcagctcactccctcacctgcTTCAGGTCCTTGTACCACGTCACACGAAGAGAAGCTGTCCCTGAACATCCTATGCCAATTCCAACCCTCTGCGTCTTCAGAACAACTGCTTCCGGCATTACTTTCTGATGGCACCCATATTATAAACGTACGTTTTTCTATTGTCTATTTCCCAGCAGCACGTAAACTCCGTTAACTTAAGTTAGGgatgttctgtttcattgattggGCTTAGTGTGGGTTACTGTTGTATTTCCAATGCCTAGAAAAGTTCTAGCTAAAAATCAACCTTTAGTAAACATTGATTgagtaaataagtgaatgaatgaatgactgtatCAGAAGAATCTCCAACTCAATTTTCTAGTGAGATGtcttctccacactctctcccgTTGTACATTTTtctagatgactggataagaggAGAACGAAGACCAGTCCTGTTACTTAGAGTTCTGGGAGCGGCAGGTGGTCCCTGACTGAAGGGAAATCTCTGGGGACCCTGAGAGGTGACATTTCACATTCAGTGGGATGTTAAGTGCTCCATCCATCAGTGGGGACCCTGGCTGGCTGAATATTGTGGCAAGTGGGAAGAACAAATTGGAATTTTTCCAAAGTCAGTCTTACTCTGACTATGTCTGAGGAATGCCCAAGTACATCTTAAAGCAGAGAATCAACTCGTTCCTTTTGAGCACTGTGTCCGTAAAGCGCCTTTTAACTTTTTCTCCCGGCTTTCTTGATATTGTCGTATTGATACACAAGCCTAAGGTGTCTgtcattaatattattattaaatcacAGTTTTCTTCAGTGGTTGCAGACTAGCACTTGTACACAATCTCTGAAAGGTCACAGATTCAGCCTGTGGCACGTCAGCCTTTTGTCGCGTCTGACTCCTAGTCTCCAATCGGACAAACTCCAAATCAACGTCCTTGATTGTTAAGCTTTCCCTCGAGAGCTGTGGGGTTGCCCTGGGGAGGGACGTCCAGAGGGCACTGGGGCCCGCTGCCAGCTGTTCGGACTGTACTTTAATAACATCTCTGGGAGTGAAAACTTCCCAGTGGCCAGCAGAACCACCGGAAAGTTCAGTCTGCGTTGTTGGGAAAGATTTTGAGAGTCTAACCCACGTTGTTTGTGTCTTATCTTTGCACGCTCCCGGTTTcagctaaaaaatttttttttaaatagctgagCCCAAGTCTGCATATTTCTGTTGCCACAGATGAGGTAAAAAGAAATCCTCACGTGCCTGTCCCAACCCTGGACACAGCTTTCAGGAGCATTTTGCACAGAAACAGGATATTGGCAACTCAACTGTTAAACCGGTCAGCGATGATTCTTCCTTGAGATCACTCTGATGTCACCAGTGTAACTTGAGCCCGGAGCTTTTGTTCACCCTTTAAATAGCCATCCGGGGAATGATTTTGCTACAGACTCTCTGGAGAGCCCAGGAGCTGAATTCCTGAAGATTCCCACGTCGATGAAAGCAAAGCCCCGCCACGCAGCCTGCACCATGTCCACCTCCCTCCGAGTGAGCCCGTCCGTCCACGGCTACCACTTCGACACGGCCTCCCGTAAGAAAGCGGTGGGCAACATCTTTGAAAACATCGACCAAGAGGCCCTGCAGAGGCTCTTCAAAAACTCTGGGGACAAGAAAGCCGAGGAGAGAGCCAAGATCATTTTTGCCAGAGACCAAGATCTGGAGGAGAAAACGCGAGCCCTGATGGCCCTGAAAAAGAGGACGAAAGACAAGCTCTTCCAGTTTCTGAAACTGAGGAAATATTCCATCAAAGTTCACTGAGGACCAGAAAACGGATAAGGACGTTATCCCAGAACGGACGTTTGAAGATCCAGCGTGGCAGTGAGACCCTAACACACAGCATCATCTTGCTGCCTTGCACACTTCTCCCGCTCAGGGGACTCCGGGGTCTCGGAGGCAGGAAAGGCACAGAACAAACTGGTGACAGAGACTCCAACCAATTTCACGCCCGTGCTTGTGCTGTTCCAGAGGagaaggaaatgctttcagcaaAGACTGGAAAACTCTCCCTGCGGGAAAGGACTGATGCTCATGTCAGGAGGAGAGTCTGGACAGATGTCCTGAGGACTGAAACGGATGATAACAGAAGGATCGGGAAGAAATGCAGCCACGGTCTCTTTGTCAGGCCCTGGGACTTCAATTCAACCTggacttcttttttccttaaccAAGCTGTgtaaggggtgggaggagggagagagggaacagGAAAGAGAATCCCACCCTGCAATTGttgactgaattttttatttgaatgttcAAAGTGTTGCGAAGCTTCGAGGTTGTCTAttggtagattttttaaaaaaagagatcagtaattgattatttatttgcatttatgaCAATGCCTTACAAAGTGCACCACATGGGTGTTAAATACAAAATTCAAGGAACTGCAGTATTTTCAGCCGCTCAGAAAAGCCGGATGCCACCTTCTGGTTTgtaaggggattttttttttttttaaatgcatttcaaACTGGTTGCACAAAAGTTAAAAGGGGCGGGGGGGTTCCTTCACAAAGCTGAAGTACTGTGaacagattttataatttttaaatcttctaaCTAAAGCTAAAATATAATCGAAATTTCTTACAGTACTGCAGTTAAGCGTTAGGAAACGAATAAGATACACTAAATAGTTTATAAAGATGCTATGGTTTCTATAATTTATTACACATGACAAGTGATATGCAAccttaataaattattataagcTTAGCTGCTCTTGGTGTGCGGTGATTGATCTCAAAAGGAAAGTCAGATggcaatttttattattataaacttGTAGAAACTGTTATAAACTAGCCTAAGGATTTCACTCTGGGAGGTGGCTTTACCTTAATTGCCAAACTTATTCAAAGCAAAGTCTTACATCAAATATCGAGAAAGTTTCTCTGTTCCAACTTTAAAATGTAAGATACAGACATAGGAATTCATACTTTGACTCATCAATATTGTTGTTTACGTATGCATAGAGGGTGAGTTTTAAAAGGTTTTTCTCTccatatttgaaaattttcctctgtGGCTACAGTAGCTGAATACATTtggacatttatttctcccaaaaCAATCTATTTGGGGGTGAGAGTCTGAATTATGATCAAGATTTTTGTGGGTTATCaatgtttatttaatataaaGCCAACATGGGAATAACATTACAGTCTCCTTGCTTAGCTTCTCATAAAATTATAATAAGGTATTCCTAAGAAGGCGTAACCCCAATGCCTGCAGTGCTCTCCTAGCAGAAAGAAATCGAAAAATTCCCTAGAAATTAAGTGTTTCAGAGACATCTGCAAAGGTTTTTGAAACTGCTGATTATGGTAAAAATAGAACAAGTGAAAGGCCTGAAATCTTTCAGGA contains:
- the TCIM gene encoding transcriptional and immune response regulator, with the translated sequence MKAKPRHAACTMSTSLRVSPSVHGYHFDTASRKKAVGNIFENIDQEALQRLFKNSGDKKAEERAKIIFARDQDLEEKTRALMALKKRTKDKLFQFLKLRKYSIKVH